The Tautonia marina genome segment AGGATCTGACCGAAGACAACCTTTCCAAGTATGACGTTTTGCTCCTCAATTATCGTCAGACCGACAACGCCACCTCCGAAACCGAGTGGACCGACGAGAACAAGGAGGCCCTGCTCAACGCCGTCAAGAGTGGCACCGGCCTGGTCGTCTACCACTTCGCCTCCAGCGCTTTCGCCGATCCAAACTGGGCCGAATATGAGCGCATGATTGCCGGTGGCTGGCGCAGCCAGGGATTCCACGGCCCCAAGCACGAGTTCACCGTCAAGCAGACGGACGTTGACCACCCGATCTCCCGAGGGCTCCCGGCATCGTTCGATCATACGATCGACGAACTGTATCAAAACTCTCTCATGGTTGACGGAAACGTCGTCCTCGCCACCGCCTATTCCGACCCCGACCTGCCGCGCGGAACCGGCAAGGATGAGCCAGTGATCTGGG includes the following:
- a CDS encoding ThuA domain-containing protein; the protein is MTRRFALVCFSLFALAAAKPALAQDDSISCLIITGDHRGHAWQETTPIIKDFLEEGGRIKVDVTTTPAKDLTEDNLSKYDVLLLNYRQTDNATSETEWTDENKEALLNAVKSGTGLVVYHFASSAFADPNWAEYERMIAGGWRSQGFHGPKHEFTVKQTDVDHPISRGLPASFDHTIDELYQNSLMVDGNVVLATAYSDPDLPRGTGKDEPVIWVNTFGQGRVYNNVLGHDPTAISNPHYQEWMRRGVEWAATGEVQD